From one Pseudoliparis swirei isolate HS2019 ecotype Mariana Trench chromosome 5, NWPU_hadal_v1, whole genome shotgun sequence genomic stretch:
- the fkbp8 gene encoding peptidyl-prolyl cis-trans isomerase FKBP8, translating to MDSSGDHASAPSVKKSARASLLDSGEDFEVLDEEDIDDDPPPLEDAGGGKGRNPDESENKNADSDLDPPEPVEEWLDVLGNNHLKKKVLESGEGRDSRPQKGQNVKINLKTYLKDGTLVEEQSDLSFTLGDGDVIQALDLTVQLMDMGEKALVQADAKYSYGVRGSLEPEVPPNSELSLEVELLKATDAPDLELLPPVEKISLASLKRERGNVHYQRADYAFAVNSYSIALQITESSSKVDITPEEESEMMDVRVKCLNNMAACQLKLDHYNAALKSCVSALEHQPDNIKALFRMGKVLAVQGEYSEAIQTLRKALKLEPSNKTIHAELSKLVKKYSEQRVAEQAMYKKMLGNPGGSSGGVSQQKLRAKSTWALSWKWLFGATAVAIGGVALSVVIAARN from the exons ATGGACTCCTCGGGTGACCACGCCAGTGCGCCGTCGGTGAAGAAGAGTGCACGGGCGTCGTTGCTGGACAGCGGAGAGGACTTCGAGGTTTTAGATGAAGAAGACATTGACGACGACCCTCCCCCTCTGGAAGATGCCGGGGGTGGGAAAGGGAGAAACCCCGATGAgtctgaaaataaaaatgcagaCTCTGATTTAGACCCTCCAGAGCCGGTGGAGGAATGGCTGGATGTATTGG GTAATAACCATCTGAAGAAAAAGGTCCTGGAGTCCGGGGAAGGGAGGGACAGTCGGCCACAGAAAGGACAGAATGTAAAGATTAATCTTAAAACCTACTTGAAGGACGGGACACTTGTGGAGGAGCAGTCTgacctctctttcactctcggAGACGGAGATGTCATCCAG gCTCTGGATCTAACAGTGCAACTCATGGACATGGGAGAGAAGGCCCTTGTCCAGGCCGATGCAAAATATTCATATGGTGTCCGGGGGAG TCTTGAGCCTGAGGTTCCCCCCAACTCTGAGCTATCTCTGGAAGTGGAACTGCTGAAAGCTACTGATGCTCCAGACCTGGAGCTGCTGCCCCCCGTAGAGAAGATCAGCCTGGCCAGcctcaagagagagaggggcaacGTTCATTATCAGCGTGCGGACTATGCTTTTGCAGTGAATTCATACAGCATTGCCCTGCAGATAACAGAGTCGAGTTCTAAAG TTGACATTACTCCTGAGGAGGAAAGCGAGATGATGGACGTCAGAGTGAAGTGTTTAAACAATATGGCTGCTTGTCAGCTGAAACTGGACCACTATAACGCCGCACTGAAATCTTGCGTCTCAGCACTGGAACACCAGCCAGACAACATAAAAGCACTTTTCCGAATGGGCAAG GTACTAGCCGTGCAAGGTGAATATTCAGAAGCCATTCAAACTTTGAGGAAGGCGCTGAAGTTGGAACCCAGCAACAAG ACCATCCACGCAGAGCTCTCCAAGCTGGTGAAGAAGTACTCTGAGCAGAGAGTGGCGGAGCAGGCCATGTACAAGAAGATGCTGGGTAACCCCGGCGGCAGCAGTGGCGGCGTCTCTCAGCAGAAGCTCCGGGCCAAGTCGACATGG GCCCTCAGCTGGAAATGGCTGTTCGGTGCCACTGCGGTAGCCATTGGCGGTGTAGCATTATCCGTTGTCATAGCTGCTAGAAATTGA